Sequence from the Candidatus Accumulibacter similis genome:
ATGTTGAACTTGAAGCTGCGGACGTTGGAGGGCACGTGGCCGCGAACCAGCGTCGGCATCTGTGCGCGGATGGCTTGGGTATCCATTGGGAAGCTCCTTGTGGCAATCCAAGAAACTTCCGCCCACAAGGGAGGCATGTCCCTTGGAGGTGAGGTGAATGGACGCGACATGCGCCCGGGAAGGAAAAACAACCAGCACGGCGAACCGCGCCGCAGCCTCGAAGGTCTCAACTGCCTGGGCATGCTTGCCGGCAACGCCAGCGAACATGCGAGCAGCGTGCATCACGCTCAAGGCCAGCGTCGCGCGGAAATCGGCATTGCGCCGCCACCGGCTTCGTCCGCAAATGAAACGAGCCCCGCGCGGGGGCTCGAAAGGTGGCGTTACTCGTCGTAGATCGGCAGTCCGTCCAGCACCGGCGCATCGGCATCGAATACCAGCATGCGCACGTCGGCGAGCGCGGCCAGGTGCAGCACGTGCAACAGGGATTCAGGCATGCCCTTCTTGCGGTGCTCCTGCATCAGCCGCTTGACCGTGATGCCTTCGACCGCGCGCAGGTTCTCGTCGGTCCAGGGCGTGGCGATCAGCTTCAACCCGATGGCCGGGCTGTACGGGATGCGGAAGGCGACGAACAGGAACAGCGTCGGCGTGGCGATGTCCGCCAGCTCGGCGAGGAAGCGATGCGCGTCGGCGTCGAGATGCGCGCTGCTGATCTCCCAGCACCGGCTGTAGAAGCCGGTTTCATAGCGCAGGCGCCGCACGACTTCGCGGGCCGCTTCCTCGGAG
This genomic interval carries:
- a CDS encoding ABC transporter substrate-binding protein, coding for MSYSNNNPFVRGYDGLSVQRLLAVSYDDDCPLTYLPLHPSQSHLPDSQVERRACVFSDDFMLITEDQAVPDELQAICPSHGLVRNVVYAVLAQEEGKPLHVGDTYSEEAAREVVRRLRYETGFYSRCWEISSAHLDADAHRFLAELADIATPTLFLFVAFRIPYSPAIGLKLIATPWTDENLRAVEGITVKRLMQEHRKKGMPESLLHVLHLAALADVRMLVFDADAPVLDGLPIYDE